A single genomic interval of Saccharothrix saharensis harbors:
- a CDS encoding acetoacetate decarboxylase family protein: MVSYPPEPWELHGHACVSVWLVRTTALPPLPVRPVTVLGRAVVGTAFVDYRPPGMAYHEVLAAVLVRRGARFGVSITRIWVDSPASRAGGRELWGIPKDLAEFEWDGDLAASARDGHGPIAAVRARSPRVGVRLPVAGSTWQAFGDGVARTPLRATGRVTPVRVTWQVEPSGPLGWLLPHRPLLGLVVRDLWLRFGPRRR, translated from the coding sequence ATGGTGAGCTACCCGCCCGAACCGTGGGAGTTGCACGGCCACGCGTGCGTGTCGGTGTGGCTGGTCCGGACGACCGCGCTGCCCCCGCTGCCCGTGCGGCCGGTGACGGTGCTCGGGCGGGCCGTGGTCGGCACGGCGTTCGTGGACTACCGGCCGCCCGGCATGGCCTACCACGAGGTGCTGGCCGCCGTGCTGGTGCGCCGCGGGGCGCGGTTCGGGGTGTCGATCACGCGGATCTGGGTGGACAGCCCGGCGTCACGGGCGGGCGGCCGTGAGCTGTGGGGCATCCCGAAGGACTTGGCCGAGTTCGAGTGGGACGGCGATCTGGCCGCGTCGGCCCGGGACGGGCACGGCCCGATCGCGGCGGTCCGGGCCCGGTCGCCGAGGGTCGGCGTGCGGCTGCCCGTGGCGGGGTCGACGTGGCAGGCGTTCGGCGACGGTGTGGCCCGCACCCCGCTGCGCGCCACCGGCCGGGTGACCCCGGTCCGGGTGACCTGGCAAGTCGAGCCGTCGGGTCCGCTGGGCTGGCTGCTGCCCCACCGGCCGCTGCTCGGCCTCGTCGTCCGGGACCTGTGGCTGCGGTTCGGGCCGCGCCGGCGCTAG
- a CDS encoding glycoside hydrolase family 64 protein, translating into MRTLTKWLSAFAALATSASLAAATPAAAVGPDLLPLTVTNNSGRAEAVHLYVLGTDIRPGGRLGYVNQSGAFTPWPAGANPPVPAPDVSIAGPANGGSVTLRVPRFISGRVYMSFGEKLKFFLTPDGLVQPAPWSPGDPNRDILFDWSEFTYNDAGLWLNSSQVDMFAVPHAVTVTGAGGATKKTGELVAGGRDNVINGLRGQAGWANTVRTRGDGTVVRVLAPGKAADAGLFDRGYLDPYITQAWNAYTTKTLTVVPFGDRPDIRYFGRTSGTTLAFTDSAGRQVASFAKPSTANVWGCDGALHAPNDQVVGPIARTLCAALHRSTLGTIDTQPGGGPADFYQGAITNHYSRLVHRNMVDGKAYGFAFDDVQAQESLVHDGDPRSAGIILTPFTGGGGTPPPGSANSIVSAWHGKCVDVPNWNFADGQRLIVWDCTGGTNQKWEATAGTFRTENNMCMDVAWGSTANGAAIQVARCSGNPAQHFVLTAAGDLVNPQANKCVDIADWNPNNDAVLQLWDCAGTANQKWRRG; encoded by the coding sequence ATGCGCACCCTGACGAAGTGGTTGAGCGCCTTCGCCGCGCTCGCCACCTCGGCCTCACTGGCCGCCGCCACACCGGCCGCGGCCGTCGGTCCCGACCTGCTGCCGCTGACCGTCACCAACAACAGCGGCCGCGCGGAGGCCGTCCACCTGTACGTCCTGGGCACGGACATCCGGCCCGGCGGACGCCTCGGGTACGTCAACCAGTCGGGCGCGTTCACCCCGTGGCCGGCCGGCGCGAACCCGCCCGTGCCCGCACCGGACGTGTCGATCGCGGGACCGGCGAACGGTGGCAGCGTGACGCTGCGCGTGCCGCGGTTCATCTCCGGCCGCGTCTACATGTCGTTCGGCGAGAAGCTGAAGTTCTTCCTCACCCCGGACGGCCTGGTGCAGCCCGCGCCGTGGTCGCCGGGCGACCCCAACCGGGACATCCTGTTCGACTGGAGCGAGTTCACCTACAACGACGCGGGCCTGTGGTTGAACAGCTCGCAGGTGGACATGTTCGCCGTTCCGCACGCGGTCACCGTCACCGGAGCCGGCGGCGCCACCAAGAAGACCGGTGAGCTCGTCGCCGGCGGCCGTGACAACGTGATCAACGGTTTGCGCGGCCAGGCGGGCTGGGCGAACACGGTCCGGACCCGTGGCGACGGCACGGTGGTGCGCGTGCTCGCGCCGGGCAAGGCCGCCGACGCGGGCCTGTTCGACCGCGGCTACCTGGACCCGTACATCACGCAGGCGTGGAACGCCTACACCACCAAGACGTTGACCGTGGTGCCGTTCGGCGACCGGCCGGACATCCGCTACTTCGGCCGCACGTCGGGCACGACGTTGGCGTTCACCGACTCGGCCGGCAGGCAGGTGGCGTCGTTCGCCAAGCCGTCGACGGCGAACGTGTGGGGTTGCGACGGCGCGCTGCACGCGCCCAACGACCAGGTCGTCGGCCCGATCGCGCGCACGTTGTGCGCCGCCCTGCACCGCTCCACGCTCGGCACGATCGACACCCAGCCCGGCGGCGGCCCCGCGGACTTCTACCAGGGTGCGATCACCAACCACTACTCGCGGTTGGTGCACCGGAACATGGTGGACGGCAAGGCGTACGGGTTCGCGTTCGACGACGTGCAGGCGCAGGAGTCGTTGGTGCACGACGGCGACCCGCGTTCGGCGGGGATCATCCTGACCCCGTTCACGGGCGGCGGCGGCACTCCTCCGCCGGGATCCGCGAACAGCATCGTCAGCGCGTGGCACGGCAAGTGCGTCGACGTGCCGAACTGGAACTTCGCCGACGGTCAACGCCTGATCGTGTGGGACTGCACGGGCGGCACCAACCAGAAGTGGGAGGCGACCGCCGGCACGTTCCGCACGGAGAACAACATGTGCATGGACGTCGCCTGGGGCTCGACCGCCAACGGCGCGGCCATCCAGGTCGCCAGGTGCAGCGGCAACCCGGCCCAGCACTTCGTCCTGACGGCCGCCGGCGACCTCGTCAACCCGCAGGCGAACAAGTGCGTCGACATCGCCGACTGGAATCCGAACAACGACGCGGTGCTCCAGTTGTGGGACTGCGCCGGCACGGCGAACCAGAAGTGGCGGCGCGGCTGA
- a CDS encoding alkaline phosphatase family protein → MDPRVPRYGSGSLADVVPSLLAGMGVPGMVDVLGVSGPSRVCVLLVDGLGWGLLREHAADAPFLASLAGSAITAGFPSTTATSLAALGTGLPTGEHGLVGYSFADGGEVVNALRWSRYGSAAHVDLRDVLVPEEVQPRRTAFEVAADAGVAVRLVLPRDQEGSGLTRAVLRGGRFQGVLGFGDLVTRVAEALRSEDRVLCYAYHADLDALGHVHGPGSEAWRWQLRFVDRLAAAVAEGLPAGAALVVTADHGMVAADDRVDFDTDDVLRDGVRVLGGEARVRHVYTAAAEAVRARWAERLGDRAWIASRAEAVAAGWFGPRVDERVLPRIGDLVVAAKGSLAVVRSTVEPGLTTFVGHHGSLTEEEQHIPVLNTIG, encoded by the coding sequence ATGGACCCCCGCGTGCCCCGGTACGGGAGCGGATCGCTCGCCGATGTCGTGCCGTCGTTGCTGGCCGGGATGGGTGTGCCCGGGATGGTGGACGTGCTCGGCGTCTCCGGCCCGTCACGGGTGTGCGTGCTGCTGGTGGACGGCCTCGGGTGGGGGCTGTTGCGGGAGCACGCGGCGGACGCGCCGTTCCTGGCGTCGCTGGCCGGGTCGGCGATCACGGCCGGGTTCCCGTCGACGACGGCGACGAGCCTGGCCGCGCTGGGCACCGGGCTGCCGACCGGGGAGCACGGCCTGGTCGGGTACTCGTTCGCCGACGGCGGCGAGGTGGTGAACGCGTTGCGCTGGTCGCGGTACGGGTCGGCCGCGCACGTGGACCTGCGGGACGTGCTGGTGCCGGAGGAGGTGCAGCCGCGGCGGACGGCGTTCGAGGTGGCGGCCGACGCGGGGGTGGCGGTGCGGCTCGTGCTGCCGCGGGACCAGGAGGGCAGCGGGCTGACGCGCGCGGTGCTGCGGGGCGGGCGGTTCCAGGGCGTGCTCGGGTTCGGCGACCTCGTGACGCGGGTGGCGGAGGCGTTGCGGTCGGAGGACCGGGTGCTCTGCTACGCCTACCACGCCGACCTGGACGCGCTCGGGCACGTGCACGGGCCGGGCAGTGAGGCGTGGCGGTGGCAGTTGCGGTTCGTGGACCGGTTGGCGGCGGCGGTGGCGGAGGGGTTGCCGGCCGGCGCGGCGCTGGTCGTGACGGCGGACCACGGGATGGTGGCGGCGGACGACCGGGTCGACTTCGACACCGACGACGTGCTCCGCGACGGTGTGCGGGTGCTCGGCGGGGAGGCGCGGGTGCGGCACGTCTACACGGCCGCGGCGGAGGCGGTGCGGGCCCGGTGGGCGGAGCGGTTGGGCGACCGGGCGTGGATCGCGTCGCGTGCGGAGGCCGTGGCGGCGGGGTGGTTCGGGCCTCGGGTCGACGAGCGCGTGCTGCCGCGGATCGGGGACCTGGTGGTGGCGGCGAAGGGGTCGCTGGCGGTGGTGCGTTCGACGGTGGAGCCGGGACTGACTACCTTTGTCGGGCACCACGGGTCCCTGACGGAGGAGGAGCAGCACATCCCGGTCCTGAACACGATCGGGTGA
- a CDS encoding acyltransferase family protein yields the protein MSTILEERAPARPRRSAAFRTDIQSLRAIAVLAVVVNHLWPGGLTGGYVGVDVFFVISGFLISSHLDREITSTGRVRLGRFYARRVRRLLPAAMLVLLVSIVAAYFLLPYPRWQATAAESFASALYWENWLLAAKSVDYSAANAAASLVQHYWSLSVEEQFYLVWPLLLVLLFKIRQRRAQIVGIAAVGAASLAFSVHYTQVEPTQAYFVTPVRVWEFALGALVALTGVELSKRFSGAASAVGFAMILGSAFAYGHGTPFPGYLALVPTVGTALVIASGQRPGRQWHAPVTASSPVQFLGGISYSLYLWHWPLIILAPFAFGDALRAGRMTTPYLLVVLAASLVLAYLSKVLVEDRGIAVRLGTGATFAAMVAGLVVVSVAAGALNWTYGRHVAQAERDVASHGTGPCAGAQALIPSHGCPDPLGPAKVVDMGPANEYFRQPPGCASLDGVADAVVCDYSGGSATAPSVWLVGDSHAQQWQPPIADLARERGWVFKYAYLGGCPFADVDFVGYRGVAPEETKRKCTDWTARITDAVAEDSPSLVLTSFFSRKETVDDGSGRSQTEQYRDGLEPRWKRWTDGGARVVVLGDPPLNAEVRDYQCVALNPADPAVCAVDRAVAQPADPLTEVARSSTNPDVALVDFSDYFCDERKCHAVIGNIAVYYDADHLNAAFSRTLTPMLDEAIAQR from the coding sequence GTGAGTACGATCCTGGAGGAACGCGCGCCCGCCCGCCCCCGAAGATCCGCGGCGTTCCGCACCGACATCCAGTCCCTCCGCGCCATCGCGGTGCTCGCCGTCGTGGTCAACCACCTCTGGCCCGGCGGGCTCACCGGCGGTTACGTCGGCGTCGACGTGTTCTTCGTCATCTCGGGCTTCCTCATCAGCTCGCACCTCGACCGGGAGATCACCTCCACCGGCCGCGTCCGCCTCGGCCGCTTCTACGCCCGCCGCGTCCGCCGGCTGCTGCCCGCCGCGATGCTGGTCCTGCTCGTGAGCATCGTGGCCGCCTACTTCCTGCTGCCGTACCCGCGGTGGCAGGCGACCGCCGCCGAGTCGTTCGCCAGCGCCCTGTACTGGGAGAACTGGCTCCTCGCGGCCAAGTCGGTCGACTACTCGGCGGCGAACGCGGCGGCCAGCCTCGTGCAGCACTACTGGTCGCTGTCCGTGGAGGAGCAGTTCTACCTGGTCTGGCCGCTGCTGCTGGTGCTGCTCTTCAAGATCCGGCAACGGCGGGCCCAGATCGTCGGCATCGCCGCGGTCGGCGCGGCCTCCCTGGCGTTCAGCGTCCACTACACGCAGGTCGAACCGACCCAGGCCTACTTCGTCACGCCGGTCCGGGTGTGGGAGTTCGCGCTCGGCGCGCTCGTCGCGCTGACCGGGGTGGAGCTGTCGAAGCGGTTCTCGGGGGCCGCCTCGGCGGTCGGGTTCGCGATGATCCTCGGGTCCGCGTTCGCCTACGGCCACGGCACCCCCTTCCCCGGCTACCTGGCGCTGGTGCCGACCGTCGGCACGGCGCTCGTCATCGCTTCCGGGCAACGACCCGGACGGCAGTGGCACGCGCCCGTCACCGCGTCCTCGCCCGTGCAGTTCCTCGGCGGCATCAGCTACTCGCTGTACCTGTGGCACTGGCCGCTGATCATCCTCGCACCGTTCGCGTTCGGCGACGCCCTGCGAGCCGGCCGGATGACCACCCCCTACCTGCTCGTCGTGCTCGCCGCGTCGCTCGTGCTCGCGTACCTGTCCAAGGTCCTGGTCGAGGACCGGGGCATCGCGGTGCGCCTCGGCACCGGCGCCACCTTCGCCGCGATGGTGGCCGGCCTGGTCGTCGTCTCCGTCGCCGCGGGCGCGTTGAACTGGACCTACGGGCGGCACGTCGCACAGGCCGAACGCGACGTCGCCTCGCACGGCACCGGGCCGTGCGCGGGCGCGCAGGCGCTGATCCCGTCCCACGGCTGCCCGGACCCGCTGGGACCGGCGAAGGTCGTCGACATGGGGCCGGCCAACGAGTACTTCAGGCAGCCGCCCGGCTGCGCGTCCCTCGACGGTGTCGCCGACGCGGTGGTGTGCGACTACAGCGGCGGTTCCGCCACCGCCCCGTCGGTGTGGCTCGTCGGCGACTCGCACGCCCAGCAGTGGCAGCCGCCGATCGCGGACCTGGCCCGCGAGCGCGGCTGGGTGTTCAAGTACGCCTACCTCGGCGGGTGCCCGTTCGCGGACGTGGACTTCGTCGGCTACCGCGGCGTCGCGCCCGAGGAGACCAAGCGCAAGTGCACCGACTGGACCGCGCGGATCACCGACGCGGTCGCCGAGGACTCGCCGTCGCTGGTGCTGACGTCGTTCTTCTCCCGCAAGGAGACCGTGGACGACGGCAGCGGCCGCTCCCAGACCGAGCAGTACCGCGACGGCCTCGAACCGCGGTGGAAGCGGTGGACCGACGGCGGCGCGCGCGTGGTCGTGCTCGGCGACCCGCCGCTGAACGCCGAGGTGCGCGACTACCAGTGCGTGGCGCTCAACCCCGCCGACCCGGCGGTGTGCGCGGTGGACCGCGCCGTGGCGCAGCCCGCGGACCCGCTGACGGAGGTCGCCCGGAGCAGCACCAACCCCGACGTGGCGTTGGTGGACTTCAGCGACTACTTCTGCGACGAGCGCAAGTGCCACGCCGTGATCGGCAACATCGCGGTTTACTACGACGCCGACCACCTGAACGCCGCCTTCAGCCGCACCCTCACGCCGATGCTCGACGAGGCGATCGCACAGCGGTAG
- a CDS encoding cysteine desulfurase-like protein has translation MTYDVESVRARFPSLATGTAHFDGPGGSQVPAPVADAVRDAMVSPLANRGTVTAAERAADAIVLDARRALADLLGASPEGVVFGRSMTQLTYDFARALARTWSPGDEVVVTRLDHDANVRPWVQAAEAVGAVVRWVGFDPATGELDDVAEALSDRTRLVAVTAASNLIGTRPELARIGAQAHERGALFYVDGVHYTAHHPVDVAAIGADFFACSPYKFFGPHCGVVAGRPEVLADLRPDKLLPSSDAVPERFELGTLPYEVLAGCTAAVDFIAGLAPSTGTRRDRIAASLAVVGEHEDRLRDRVEAGLAELPGAVVWSRARLRTPTVLVTFAEHAAADAYRYLAGVGVNAPASSFYAIETSRWLGLGDAGGLRVGLAPYSTEAEVDRLLDGLAAFLRSTPGT, from the coding sequence ATGACCTACGACGTCGAGTCCGTCCGCGCCCGCTTCCCGTCCCTGGCCACCGGCACCGCCCACTTCGACGGCCCGGGCGGCTCGCAGGTGCCCGCCCCCGTCGCGGACGCCGTGCGGGACGCGATGGTGTCCCCCCTGGCCAACCGCGGCACCGTCACCGCCGCCGAACGCGCGGCCGACGCGATCGTGCTCGACGCCCGCCGGGCCCTGGCCGACCTGCTCGGCGCGTCACCCGAGGGTGTGGTGTTCGGGCGCAGCATGACCCAGCTGACCTACGACTTCGCCCGCGCGCTGGCCCGCACGTGGTCGCCCGGCGACGAGGTCGTGGTGACCCGGCTCGACCACGACGCGAACGTGCGGCCGTGGGTGCAGGCGGCCGAGGCGGTGGGCGCGGTCGTGCGGTGGGTCGGGTTCGACCCGGCGACCGGCGAGCTGGACGACGTCGCCGAGGCGCTGTCCGACCGCACCCGGCTGGTGGCCGTCACGGCGGCCTCGAACCTGATCGGCACGCGACCGGAGCTGGCGCGGATCGGTGCACAGGCGCACGAGCGCGGCGCGCTGTTCTACGTGGACGGCGTGCACTACACCGCGCACCACCCGGTGGACGTGGCGGCGATCGGCGCGGACTTCTTCGCCTGCTCGCCGTACAAGTTCTTCGGCCCGCACTGCGGCGTCGTCGCGGGTCGGCCGGAGGTGCTGGCGGACCTGCGGCCGGACAAGCTGCTGCCGTCGTCGGACGCCGTGCCGGAGCGGTTCGAGCTGGGCACGCTGCCGTACGAGGTGCTGGCCGGCTGCACGGCCGCCGTGGACTTCATCGCCGGCCTGGCCCCGTCGACGGGCACCCGGCGCGATCGGATCGCGGCGTCGCTGGCGGTGGTGGGCGAGCACGAGGACCGGTTGCGGGACCGGGTCGAGGCGGGGCTGGCGGAGCTGCCCGGCGCGGTCGTGTGGTCACGGGCCCGGCTGCGCACGCCGACCGTGCTGGTGACGTTCGCCGAGCACGCGGCCGCGGACGCCTACCGGTACCTGGCCGGGGTGGGCGTGAACGCGCCGGCGAGCTCGTTCTACGCGATCGAGACGTCCCGGTGGCTCGGGCTCGGCGACGCCGGCGGGCTGCGGGTGGGCCTCGCGCCGTACTCGACCGAGGCGGAGGTGGACCGGCTGCTGGACGGGCTGGCCGCGTTCCTGCGCTCCACCCCGGGGACGTGA
- a CDS encoding dienelactone hydrolase family protein, with the protein MAVSVDAWGVDLAADLGVPADPAGVVVFAHGSGSSRHSARNQAVAGSLRRDGYATLLLDLLTEHEDREDRVTGRLRFDIGLLAERVAASVEWTSRARATRGLPIGLFGASTGAAAALVAAAGTYLVRAVVSRGGRPDLAGRALARVQAPTLLIVGGRDREVLELNRAAASQLPALWRLEVVEGATHLFEEPGALDEVAHLAGGWFRDFL; encoded by the coding sequence ATGGCGGTGTCGGTCGACGCCTGGGGCGTCGACCTGGCCGCTGACCTCGGCGTTCCGGCGGACCCGGCCGGCGTGGTCGTGTTCGCGCACGGTTCGGGCAGCTCACGGCACAGCGCACGCAACCAGGCCGTGGCGGGGTCCCTGCGCCGGGACGGCTACGCGACCCTGCTGCTCGACCTGCTGACCGAGCACGAGGACCGCGAGGACCGCGTCACGGGCCGGCTGCGGTTCGACATCGGGCTCCTGGCCGAGCGGGTGGCGGCGTCGGTGGAGTGGACGTCGCGGGCGCGGGCGACGCGCGGATTGCCGATCGGCCTGTTCGGTGCGAGCACGGGCGCGGCGGCGGCGCTGGTGGCGGCGGCGGGGACCTACCTCGTGCGGGCCGTGGTGTCACGCGGCGGCCGGCCGGACCTGGCGGGACGTGCGCTGGCACGAGTGCAGGCGCCGACGCTGCTGATCGTGGGCGGCCGGGACCGGGAGGTGCTCGAGCTGAACCGTGCGGCGGCGTCGCAGTTGCCCGCGTTGTGGCGGCTCGAGGTGGTCGAGGGGGCGACGCACCTGTTCGAGGAGCCGGGGGCGTTGGACGAGGTCGCGCACCTGGCGGGCGGGTGGTTCCGGGACTTCCTGTGA
- a CDS encoding DEAD/DEAH box helicase, producing the protein MAARIRSILSGSEGAPVARAAAVPVLPPALESRPVWWCKTVDPAFEVPEVPAGVDVRVVLPDSSEFAAARERLAAAGVPFRAIRHWLEQEELSATAATAWLSDVGGVVPERCESVVGEGARAARLAFEMVWDLHDTTGSTTTGATTTAPDPVPIARFVPDDWARFLPFPVLNPTQAQAAPRLVDSDSHLLITAPTGAGKTAMGMLAVLKAILHEGRKAAWLVPQRSLTDELDRELETWRTEGLRVERLSGEYAVDVEAVKAADLWVATTEKFEAICRASSLQAALGEVGCLVVDEIHLLGSPNRGALLEALLARVRGADSPVRIVGLSATVSNAAEVAEWLEADLVATTWRPSRVTWQLPTIPAASGFTANNRLREQVVLDLTHRHTAEGGSVLVFCGSKRNVRSTAMAIAADRGAPVHAVAADDVDGLAKACAEVGVRLHYADYEHKHAAERAFRAREADVLVATSTVAAGVNLPARAVIVRDVSIGGEPIDTSTVLQMFGRAGRIGAGEAEGWSYLVVDETQRADWQTRLVAGYSVYSRIRDSLPDHVLAEVLQGRIGTMDDAQAWWVETLAHAQGDDDLEPVQEAVAFLEDEGHLAVTDGRLAITELGRLTARMMVSTHTGHRLRRTLGLLPVPRDPDEAENALSLVLSVAVRDLAGIPVPEPVRPAVATVIKAGGRTSQITNTTSVKGLGSQTTTAPGDLAWAALLLAARSPHLFDGKRRVAGGIPMATLHPVYEQAPRFLAWLAAQGVLGTVHPWIAVVAADLDHRVRWRALAPRRGAGRLLWMCEEMATRAHLREVVPGLWRSAVARGVRSPDWPPGRSPAGCVLDHAGYTALLRERTTHYALAAHAGHATATGGTGAAVIAWRGRTWTEPSTSATIAYPEAEDDEPGVAVFTRRGDYRATGWLDAYTSLAAPTDDPPAPPGRTRRGLGR; encoded by the coding sequence ATGGCGGCGCGGATTCGGTCGATCCTCAGTGGGTCCGAGGGCGCGCCGGTGGCGCGGGCGGCGGCGGTGCCGGTGTTGCCGCCGGCGTTGGAGTCGCGGCCCGTGTGGTGGTGCAAGACGGTCGACCCGGCGTTCGAGGTGCCCGAGGTGCCGGCCGGGGTGGACGTTAGGGTCGTTTTGCCCGATTCGTCCGAGTTCGCGGCGGCCCGGGAACGGCTCGCGGCGGCGGGTGTGCCGTTCCGCGCCATTCGTCACTGGCTGGAGCAGGAGGAACTGTCCGCGACCGCCGCCACCGCCTGGCTGTCCGACGTCGGCGGTGTGGTGCCGGAACGCTGCGAGTCCGTGGTCGGCGAGGGTGCCCGCGCGGCCCGGTTGGCGTTCGAGATGGTCTGGGACCTGCACGACACCACCGGCTCCACGACCACCGGCGCCACGACCACCGCCCCCGACCCGGTTCCGATCGCCCGGTTCGTCCCCGACGACTGGGCCCGCTTCCTCCCGTTCCCCGTCCTCAACCCGACCCAGGCCCAAGCCGCGCCCCGCCTGGTGGACAGCGACTCCCACCTGCTGATCACCGCCCCGACCGGCGCGGGCAAGACGGCGATGGGCATGCTGGCCGTGCTCAAAGCGATCCTGCACGAGGGCCGCAAAGCCGCCTGGCTCGTCCCCCAACGCTCCCTCACCGACGAACTCGACCGCGAACTGGAGACCTGGCGCACCGAGGGACTGCGCGTCGAACGACTCTCCGGCGAGTACGCCGTCGACGTCGAAGCCGTCAAAGCCGCCGACCTCTGGGTGGCCACCACGGAGAAGTTCGAGGCGATCTGCCGCGCCAGTTCCCTGCAGGCCGCGCTCGGCGAGGTCGGCTGCCTGGTCGTGGACGAGATCCACCTGCTCGGCAGCCCCAACCGGGGTGCGCTGCTGGAAGCCCTGCTGGCCCGGGTGCGCGGCGCCGACTCGCCGGTCCGGATCGTCGGCCTCTCGGCGACCGTGTCCAACGCCGCCGAGGTCGCCGAGTGGCTGGAAGCCGACCTCGTGGCCACGACCTGGCGGCCGTCCAGGGTGACCTGGCAGCTGCCGACGATCCCGGCCGCCTCCGGCTTCACCGCGAACAACCGGCTGCGCGAGCAGGTGGTGCTGGACCTGACGCACCGCCACACCGCCGAGGGCGGCAGCGTGCTGGTCTTCTGCGGTTCCAAGCGCAACGTGCGCTCCACCGCGATGGCGATCGCCGCCGACCGGGGCGCGCCCGTGCACGCGGTCGCCGCCGACGACGTGGACGGTCTCGCCAAGGCGTGCGCGGAGGTCGGGGTCCGCCTGCACTACGCCGACTACGAGCACAAGCACGCCGCCGAACGGGCGTTCCGCGCGCGGGAAGCGGACGTCCTGGTGGCCACCTCCACCGTCGCGGCGGGGGTGAACCTGCCCGCGCGGGCGGTGATCGTCCGGGACGTGTCCATCGGCGGGGAGCCGATCGACACGTCCACGGTGCTGCAGATGTTCGGCCGGGCCGGGCGCATCGGCGCGGGTGAGGCGGAGGGCTGGTCGTACCTGGTCGTCGACGAGACGCAGCGCGCCGACTGGCAGACCAGGCTGGTGGCCGGGTACTCGGTGTACTCGCGGATCCGCGACTCGCTGCCCGACCACGTGCTGGCCGAGGTGCTCCAAGGCCGGATCGGCACGATGGACGACGCGCAGGCGTGGTGGGTCGAGACGTTGGCGCACGCGCAGGGGGACGACGACCTGGAGCCGGTGCAGGAAGCCGTCGCGTTCCTGGAGGACGAGGGCCACCTGGCGGTCACCGACGGCCGGCTCGCGATCACCGAGCTGGGCCGGTTGACCGCGCGGATGATGGTGTCGACCCACACCGGGCACCGGTTGCGCCGCACGCTCGGCCTGCTGCCCGTGCCGCGCGACCCGGACGAGGCGGAGAACGCGCTCAGCCTCGTGCTGTCGGTCGCGGTGCGGGACCTGGCGGGCATCCCGGTGCCGGAGCCGGTGCGGCCGGCCGTGGCGACGGTGATCAAGGCGGGCGGCCGCACGTCGCAGATCACGAACACGACGTCGGTCAAGGGCCTCGGTTCGCAGACGACGACCGCGCCCGGCGACCTGGCCTGGGCGGCGTTGCTCCTCGCGGCACGGTCGCCGCACCTGTTCGACGGGAAGCGGCGCGTGGCGGGGGGCATCCCGATGGCCACCCTGCACCCGGTGTACGAGCAGGCGCCGAGGTTCCTGGCGTGGCTGGCCGCGCAGGGCGTGCTGGGCACCGTGCACCCGTGGATCGCCGTGGTGGCCGCCGACCTGGACCACCGCGTCCGCTGGCGCGCGCTCGCGCCGCGACGGGGTGCGGGCCGGTTGTTGTGGATGTGCGAGGAGATGGCGACCCGCGCCCACCTCAGGGAGGTGGTGCCGGGCCTGTGGCGCTCGGCGGTCGCCCGCGGTGTCCGCTCCCCCGACTGGCCACCGGGGCGGTCACCGGCGGGCTGCGTGCTGGACCACGCCGGGTACACGGCGTTGCTGCGCGAACGGACCACCCACTACGCCCTCGCCGCGCACGCCGGGCACGCGACCGCCACCGGTGGCACGGGCGCCGCCGTGATCGCCTGGCGCGGCCGCACGTGGACCGAGCCGTCGACGTCCGCCACGATCGCCTACCCGGAGGCCGAGGACGACGAGCCGGGCGTGGCCGTGTTCACCCGCCGCGGCGACTACCGGGCCACCGGGTGGCTCGACGCCTACACGAGCCTGGCCGCGCCCACCGACGACCCTCCCGCGCCACCCGGGCGGACCCGTCGCGGCCTCGGCCGGTGA
- a CDS encoding DinB family protein gives MTTERVGPPLRGGERETLRAFLDHHRATLALKCDGLSTEELRRRSMPPSTLTLLGLVRHMAEVERTWFRRVIAHEDVPLVWSPDGDFQVAYDASTATGSEAFEAWQAEVEHARRIEREAESLDVTGHHERWGEDVSLRLVMLHLIHEYARHNGHADFLREGIDGTVGA, from the coding sequence ATGACCACCGAACGGGTCGGCCCACCGCTGCGCGGCGGCGAGCGCGAGACGCTGCGCGCGTTCCTGGACCACCACCGCGCCACCCTGGCGCTGAAGTGCGACGGCCTGTCCACCGAGGAACTGCGCCGCCGTTCCATGCCGCCGTCCACGCTGACCCTGCTCGGCCTGGTCAGGCACATGGCCGAGGTGGAGCGCACCTGGTTCCGCCGGGTGATCGCCCACGAGGACGTCCCGCTGGTGTGGTCGCCCGACGGCGACTTCCAGGTGGCCTACGACGCCTCCACCGCGACCGGGTCCGAGGCGTTCGAGGCCTGGCAGGCCGAGGTCGAGCACGCGCGGCGCATCGAGCGGGAGGCCGAGTCGCTCGACGTCACCGGTCACCACGAGCGGTGGGGCGAGGACGTGTCGCTGCGCCTGGTCATGCTCCACCTGATCCACGAATACGCCCGGCACAACGGACACGCCGACTTCCTGCGCGAGGGCATCGACGGCACGGTGGGCGCGTAA